The following is a genomic window from Balneolaceae bacterium.
AATATTGTTGAGGAGTTCAAAGCTTATGGACTTCCGGTATGGTTTATGTGGTTGGTTGGATCAGTTAAAGTTGTTCTTGCCCTTCTTCTTTTAGTCTCCATATTCTATGCACAGTTTGAAGCGATTGCTGCTTATGGAATAGCAATTTTAATGCTTGGAGCCGTATCCATGCACGTAAAAATCGGAGACCCTTTTAAGAAATCTCTCCCGGCTTTTACTTTCCTGGTTCTTTCTCTTGCTATAGCCCTGCTCTAAAGTATTGTTACAACAGGTTGTAAAAACTGATTGTCAACCATGTGTTGACCAGCATAAAAAATAGAGACGGCAGAGATTGAATGAAGCTGTCTTTTATTTTTATGCGAATGATGAACGCCACAATCATCATGATAGTAAAACCGGCTGCGGCCAAAAATCCTGCATAAGAAAACATAAAACCTGCAAACAGTCCGGCTGAACCTGAAATTTGCAAAATTCCTGTAAGCTGACGCATTTTATCAGTCATGCCAAATCGTTTAAACTCATCAATCATCACCTGCGAATTTAGAGACTGAAACCCATAGAACAGGAAAAACAGAGCATTTAAAATTACGACAAATTGAAATATAGCGGGCAAATATGTGGATGTTAAAATGTTTTGATAGCTATGGAATATTTTTTACAAAGCTCCAAAAATTTAGAGCAATGTTTATGCTACCGTGCAATTAAACAACAATAGAAGCCTCTCATTACAATTATCGTTCACTTCCATAAAAGTCGTGAAATTGATTAAAAGTGTGATTTAGCTTTATCAAGGGCATTTGCCAATGCATTCCAGCTTTCATCTATACCATCTTTTAGATCTTTCCATGCATCATCAGAAGCCTCTTTTAAAGATTGCATCTGATTTGAAACTTCCGCTTTTCTCTCTCTAATCTCATTCATTTGTTTTTTCAGATCGGTTTTTGCTTCACTTTTCGACTGGTTTGCCTTAGCCTCAAGTTTATCAAGTTCAGCATCCCATTCTTTTAGTTTTTCGGTAAGTTTTTCGATGTATTCATCTCTTTTACTCATATCAACTCCTTGTCTTTTCATTTATGTTGTTCCTGATATTTACAACTATAAATTTTCTTTTAAAAGCAATAGTTTTGGTTTTTATCTAAAAGAGGGCTTTGCAAAACTTTGCCCGTCATCCTGAACTTGATTCAGGATCTCCAGATACAGGCTATAAAAACGAATGGAGAATCTGAATCGAGTTCAGATTGACCAATAACCACGGTTTTGCAAAGCCTTCTTTTATCTAAAAAAGGACAAATAGATCAATTGGATAACAGTTTGTGATTAAGGGCGCTATCTTAACAGGATCAGCAAGGTATTAAACAGGTATGACAAACAAGTACACAGTTGTAATAGCAGCGGGATTCGTTCTCCTTTGGAATTCAGGATTTATTGGGGCTGAGTATGGTCTTCCCTTCACCGGGCCTTTTACCTTGGTCTTTTGGCGATACCTGGCGTTGACATTACTGCTTGCCGGTTACTTGATGGTAAGAAAACGACTCCGATGGGTTGGTTGGAAGGTGGCGGCTACCAACATGTTTATTGGCGTGCTGGCTCACGGTGTTTGGTTAACTTGTGTACTGTTTGCACTTGACAATGAGGTTCCGGCGGGTATTGTGGCCTTGGTCGTGGCACTTCAGCCTTTGGCTACAGGAGCATTTTCCGGGGTCGTAACCGGTGAAGGAACCAATATCTATCAGTGGACAGGCTTAATACTGGGATTCGCAGGCGTGTTGCTGACGGTGGCCTTTCGTATCGATTTTGAAAGCTATCAATCTGTGTTTGGTTACCTGATACCACTGGGATCTGTAGTTGGAATGACATCAGCAAGCCTGGTACAACGGCGAATGGAGATAAACTATGCAACCACTAAATTGCCGATCGACCAAACACTCTTCTATCAAAGTTTGGCAACAACGGCAGTATTGGCATTACCCGCTATCTATGCTGAACAATTATATACAGAGTGGGAACCTGTTTTTATCTATACAATGATTTGGCTCATTGTTGCAGTTTCACTGGGAGCGTACACATTGATGTGGCTTTTGATCGAACGAATAGAAGCTACGCAGGTAGCAAGTCTTTTTTATCTTGGCCCACCTGTGACCATGGTTATGGCATGGATGGCATTCGGTGATACCGTCCGGTTGATGGATATTGCGGGCCTTGTTATTGTATTTGCGGGCGTTCTCTTAACCCAGTTCAATATTCAAAAGACAAGAAGTGTAAAAAATAATTTGTGATGGGGGCAGGGCATTTCTGTAAAAAAATCATGGTAACATTTGAAGGGCTTTCAATTTGCCTGTCTTCCTGAGCCTCAGTAATTGCATGCTCCAGGCGCTTCACCAGGGATCTCTCATGGGAAAAGTCACTTTTTTAAGTCAACCGGCAAAACAGGTCATTGTAAATGTGCTCATTCGGTTCAGATTCATGGAAAATCTGCCCAAACTGCCATCGCCACCTCAGATACCACTGTACAGGAAAACAACACCACTTTTCCCACCGACGGGAAATTGGCTAAAAAAGTGATTGAGGGGTGCAACCGTATTGTCAAAGGCGAGGGACTGCCCCAACGCCAGTCCTATGTGCGGGTGAGCAAACAGTTGTTGCGGGATTCCTACTTTGGACATCATCCCCGGCGGGCCAAGAAGGCTAAAAAAGCCCAACGAAAGTTGCGGACCATTGCAGGGCGATTGCTACGGGAGCTGGAGCGAAACCTGCCCGAGGGGCGCCAGCAGGACTATCAGGAGTTTATGGAGGTGGGCTGGCAGGCGATTACCCAACAGCGTAGCGATAAAGACAAAATTTACAGTCTGCATAAACCCTTTACTACTTGTATTGCCAAGGGCAAAGCTCACAAGAAATACGAATTTGGCAACAAAGTAGGAATCATCGTGCACCCCACTCGCCGAATTGTGTTGTCGGTGGGGGCTTACGAAGGAAATCCGAACGATTCAAAAACGATTGCCCCGCTGCTGGAGACCATGGACCGGCTGGAGTTGGAAAAACCTTCCGAGATTATTTTTGACCGCGGCGGGCGAGGAACCAAACAGGTGGAAGGGGTTGTGGTGACCACTCCAGACCCGCCGGGAAGAACAGTCGATGAAAATCACAAACGGCGAATGCGACGCAGATTTCGCAAGCGAGCCGGGATCGAACCAATCATAGGGCACCTGAAGAGCGATCATCGTATGGGACAGAACTATCTGCATGGGGCCGATTCGCCTTACAAGAATGCTCTGCTGGCGGCAACGGGTCATTGTAAATAAGAAGCGCATTCAAGATAGTATTATTACAGGTTGATGAATGGGAAGGAGGAAAGCCAAAAATAAAGAAAAGAATCGCACAGATGACGCGAGAACTGTCCTCATTAATACGCGGTTTAACCATCACAAACAGATAGCTAAGATGAATGTAATCAGATATTTATAATTTTCTTTAAGTTGAAATAGTAATTATCGGAGTCTAATAGGCCTTGAATAGTTGGCGGGAGAAAGGACAACGAGTGAACCGTGAGACGAATCCTTTCATACCGGTGAGGAGCGAAATTTAAGGACTGAAAGCGTGATGGACCATTGAAAGGATTCCACGGTGAACTTGTGTCCGCCGCCAACTATTCACAGCCTTGATTTTTTCGTTCTTTTGTATCAAGACAAAAGGACATAAAACTTATAATAACTTTAAATTATAAATATGGGGTAAGTCCTCATAGTTATGAACGGTTGTATCAACAAAATCGATTCTTTACTTTTGGCATCTTTTCAAGATTTAAATCCAAAATACTCTTATGAAAACCCCTGAAATTGTCATCATTGGTGGAGGCTTTTCTGGTCTGCTTATAGCTTATTGGCTCCAAAAAGAAGGAGTAAGAAAATCTCAAATTCTGGAAGCCAGGAACCGGTTGGGCGGACGCATTTATACATTAAGATCAGATCATGAGCCTCCTATTGAGATGGGAGCCACCTGGTTGGGTAAAAAACATCGGAATTTGTTGCAATTACTGGATGAATTAGATATTGACATTTACCAGCAGTATATGGGAGATAAAGCATACTATGAGCCCATGTCGGTTTCACCACCGCAGCTTGTGGAGTTGCCTCCTAATGATGAACCGAGTTATCGGATTGAGGGTGGCACAGACAGGATCATTCAAAAATTGGCCAACAGTCTTAATCCAGACCAAATTCATTCAGGTCAAACAGTAAAAACTATTCGGAAAACCGGTACGAAGTTAGAAATTAAAACTGAAAGCGATTTTTTTAAGGCTGATTATATTATCAGTACACTGCCCCCTAAGCTTTTGGTCGATAGTATTGATTTTTCTCCCTCTCTACCTGAAAAGTTTACAGATATCGCTTCACAGACACACACTTGGATGGCCGATTCGATAAAAATTGCGATGACGTTTGATAAACCCTTTTGGCGAAATCCGGAGTCCAGTGGCACAATCTTCAGCAATGTGGGACCTGTTAATGAAATGTACGATCATTCTGATAGCACCTATTTTGCTCTTAAAGGATTTATGAACAATGCCTACCATGCGGTAGCTCGTGATCAACGAAAACAGTTAGTCATGGAACAGCTCCGCCGATTTTATGGAGATAAGGTTGACAGCTATCGATCCTACCGGGAATTAGTTTGGCAAAAAGAGTCCTTTTCCTACAGCAAATACGAACAGCATATTATACCCCATCAAAACAATGGTCACATAAGATTCCAAGAACCACTTTTTGATAATCGACTACTGATTGCAGGATCTGAAACGGCAACTGAATTTCCAGGCTATATGGATGGTGTTGTAGAAAGTTCCCGCCGTACAATCCGGCAACTAAAACAAATTCTTTCCTGATTATGAGAGATGCCTGGCGGTCTTGAGTATAACCGGCGTATGATTTACTGTTGATTAGCAAAGAACGATTCATACTATAAAAAGCCATGGATAAATATATTGAGCAACTTCTATAAAAGACCAGGTTAAAGTTGAGAAGGAGTAAAGAGGCCTTTGGATCAAAGATGATATGTGATTTTAAAAATCAGATCGAATATCATAAATCAAAAATCTCCAATCAGAAATCAAGCTCTTCGAAACTATGCCCCAAGCTTTTGTGCAAAGGGAAAGGGGCACAAGTGACGCTTCGCTTAACACTTGCGCCAGCTGAGGGGATTTGGTGGTTTTGAAGAAGGATGGGCCGATAAATTCAAATCGTGAAAACTCACCAAATGAGTTTGGTAAAAAGTTTACTATGAAGGCCACTAAAATACAAAGACACGAAAAATATATTGTGTCTTGGTGATTTACTGGCATTCCATTCTACCTAATGTAAATTTAAGGAGATTCTCCATTCCAGGATGTTTCATCGGGGTGAAATTCCCCTTGGCTACTCGACTTATAGTTGAATAAGTTAGATGTGTAAAATGAAGAATAAAATATAAGTCAGTTTATCATAAAAATGTCTGAAGAAACACTGACCATCTAATAATTGTTTTTTTAAAAGTGAATGATAGTGAAATAAAACTGATGATATTATGCCATTATTAGACAGATCAGATTTAAAATACGATTACAATTGGAAAACAGGTCCGGCAGATATACCTCGTACAGAAACTTCTACGGATAGTGAGACCGACAGTAAACTATTCAGACGTCATGAAGGTGATGAAGTTCTGGATTTTATAAATGAATATTCCGAGGAGAATGAAGTCCTGGAAAAAGCAGATGCTTTAGAAATTGAGAGATTACTTCGCGACGAGTTAAAAAATGAAGATATGACACGGAAGGAAGTACGTCTCTGGTTAAAAAATCATCTCAGGAACGTTTAAAAAATGAATAGAAGGCTTTGCAAAACTCTGCCCGTCATCCTGAACTTGATTCAGGATCTCCAGATACTGGCTATAAAGGCGAATGGAGAATCTGAATCGAGTTCAGATTGACCAATAACCACGGTTTTGCAAAGCCCTCGAATAAAAAGAGTGATGCCTTACAAAGGTCTCACTCTTATATTTTTAAAATACACTTTGCTGTCCGGATCATGCCCCTGCAGTGCAAATGTTCCGCTTGAAAGAACATTCGTTCCTCGATCCACATCTTCCGGTTCGGTGTAATCTGTAATTACCTGGTCATTCACCGAAATTGTAATGTGCTGTCCTTCCACCCGTATCGTCATGGTAAACCACTCGTTATCAGGAAAGGTGATTTCCGTGTTATCATCCACACTGTATAAACTGGCCGTTCGCCGCGGATCCGGGTCATAAGAGTTATTGATCTGTGCTTCATACCCGTGAGCCGGCCAGCCTTCTTCCTGGTATTGGGTGTGAAAAAAGATGCCTGAATTGGCATTTTCCATCGTCATGATATCGGCTTTAAAGACAAAATCATCAAAGTTGTGATTTTCGACCGGACCGTTGTAAAAGAGGTGAGCTCGTGGCCCATCAACTACAATCATCCCATCCTCGATTGAAAATGTTTCCGGGTTTTCGGCGGCTGCCCAGTTATTCAGAGTTTCGCCGTCGAAAAGAGTGATCCAATCGCCATTTGATTGAGCGTGAGCTGTTGTGAGCAATAGTGTAAGCAGCAGGAAAAAATGAGTGAGTATTTTCATGATGAGTTGTTCGGTTAAATTTTTATTTGTCTATAAAGATAGAGCGAAAAATGTAAAGAAAGAAAGATGGAAAAAGTTTTAAGTTTTTTTAAGATTTTTTGATTAAACGACGGGTCTTTAGAGACACTATTTAACGGTTTCTGCAACTGAAGGTCCCTGCTACTCGGAAATATGCTGAACCTGTAAAAGATCAAATTTAGATTTCATTGTCTGGTCACATCTTTGCTTTGATATATCTTCTCCAGATCATCACCCAACAGAGTATAATGAGCCATTTTTCGGCCAACTTTGCTGTCTAACTTTCCATAGAAGTGGAGGTGTCCGTTTGATTCAGCTACTGCTTTTTCAGTATGATCTATCTGAGCATCTCTTTTCTGTGTACCCAGTAAGTTAATCATCGCCACGGCGGGTTTAATGAGTCCCGGATCACCCAAAGGCAAACCGCAAACAGCTCTTACATGGTTCTCAAATTGCGAGGTGATACAGCCTTCAATGGTATAGTGCCCTGAATTATGGGGGCGTGGTGCGGATTCGTTTAGCAATACATCACCAGATGTGGTCAGGAAAAATTCAAAGGCAAAGATCCCTTTGGCATCGATCGCTTCAGTGGCTGTAACTGCTAACTCCTGCGCACGTTTTTGAACGGATTCTTTAACCGGGGCAGGTGATTTGACGGCTACACAAATATGATTTTCCTGGACTGTTTCGCAGCATGGGTAAACAACATGGCCTGTTTCATTTCGGGCAACTTGAACAGCAAGTTCATGAGTAAAATCAACAAACGCTTCTGCCAGGATATCCCGTCCTTTATTTCCACCCAAATTTTCGAATGCTTTCAGTGCCTGGTCTGTATTTTCAACCGTTTCATTTCCATATCCATCATATCCACCTTTCGATGATTTTAAGAGGTAGGGCCATCCATGCTTATTTCCGAAAGCTTTCAGGTCATCTTTAGATTTTACAATTGCATATGGTGTAACGGGAATTCCTGCATCTTCGAATGTCTGCTTCTCAATCAATTTGTTTTCAATCAGGGAGAAACTTTTGGGTGAAGGGTAGATGGGTGTTCCTGAGATTTTTTGAAGCTCTGAGAGCACAGCTGAGTCAATAAACTCATTTTCAAGCGTCATTACATCGCAGGTTCGGGCAAATTCAATCATCGATTTCACATCATCGAAAGATCCGCTGTAGGAGTGAGGTGTCATAAATTGTACGGGCTCATTTTCCGGCCGATCCGAAAAAACCGCTACCTGCATTCCATAACGAAAGGCTTGCAGAGATGACATTCGCGCAAGTTGTCCGGCTCCTAAAAATCCAAGTACAAAGTTCGAAGATAGTGGGTTTTTCATAGTTGTGTTGATTTCAATTTTTCAAAAAGGTATTGATTTTAAAGCTGAAAAGGTAGGTATGTGAAATGCGGATTGTGGAGTGAGGAGAGCGGAACTCAAATTTAGTTTAATTTAGAATGTCCACTCTCCGCATACCTCATTCCACAATCCCCAATCGATATAAAATTCGATTCCAAAGATCACCATCAAATTCTCTATCTTTAGATAAAATCAGCAGTAACAACAATAATGGATTTAGAAGGAAAACTACAACAGGTTAAAGAGCGCTACGAAGAGATTACCCAGGCTATGGCCGATCCGGCTATCTATGATCGTCCACAGGAGTACGCAGAGTTGACAAAAGAACATACACAGCTCAAAGAATTAGTAGAAGATTTTGATACCTGGAAATCAATCACCAAGCAGATTTCGGGGAATGAAGAGCTTATTGAGATGGATGATGATGCCGAAATAACGGAGATGGCCAGGGAGGAGATCAAGGAATTAAAGCAACAGTTGGAGGATCTTGAAGAAGCGATCAAAATGAAGCTGATTCCCAAAGATCCCGATGACTCCAAAAACTGTATTATTGAAATCAGGGCCGGTACCGGCGGAGATGAAGCCGCCCTGTTTGCAGGAGATCTTTTTGATATGTATCGGCGATACGCAGAAACTCAAAAATGGAAGCAAAATATTTTGTCTGTTGCCGAAAGTGAGAAGGGTGGATTTAAGGAGATTGTTTTTGAGCTTTCCGGAAATGAGGTTTATGGAAAAATGAAATACGAGAGCGGTGTACATCGTGTGCAGCGAGTGCCTGAGACTGAATCACAAGGACGCGTTCATACATCGGCGGCAACTGTGGCAGTTCTCCCGGAAGTGAATGATGATGTAGAGATCAACATCGATATGAATGATGTTCGGGTTGATACATTTCGCGCCAGCGGGGCAGGAGGTCAGCACGTGAACAAGACCGATTCAGCCATTCGTTTAACGCACGAACCAAGCGGAGTTGTTGTGGAATGTCAGCAGGAGCGGTCGCAACACCAAAACAAAGAGAAGGCCCTGATAATGCTGAAAACCAAACTCTACGATATGGAGATGGAAAAAATCCGGGCCGAGCGTGCGGCGGACCGCAAAAGCCAGGTCTCAACCGGAGACAGAAGTGCAAAAATTCGAACCTATAATTTTCCGCAAGGCCGCCTGACCGATCACCGTATCAACCTGACTCTTTATAATCTTGATGATATTTTAAAAGGCAACATTGATGATGTGATTAAGGCACTGCGAGTTGAAGAAAACCTGGAAAAACTAAATGCAATAATGGATTAACTTATATTCGTCTGACCGCTCAAAGCGATCTGACGGATTACGAATCCAACAAACCACGAACCACATACAACACACAAAAACGTGAATTTTCCCAATCCTTTTTTTCGATGGAGACCTCATCCCTGGCACGGTTTAGAAATCGGTGACGATGCACCACATACCGTAAACGCCTTTATTGAGGTCACCTCTTTTGATGCTATTAAATATGAAGTAGATAAAATGACCGGCTATATGCGGGTAGACCGTCCGCAGCGAAGTTCATCGATGCCGCCTTCACTCTATGGTTTTATTCCGCGAACGTACTGTGGTGATAGGATCGGCTCGCTGTCAAAACATACCGAAAAGGGAGATGGAGACCCGCTGGATATCTGTGTTCTCAGTGAACGCCCGATCGACAGGGCGGAGGTAATTTTGAGCGCCAGGGTTGTGGGAGGTTTGCACATGATTGATCATGGCGAGGCAGATGATAAGATTATCTCTGTACTGGACAATGACAGCTATTATACCGATATCGAAAATGTGACTGATCTTCCGGATGTTCTGATCGAGAGATTACGACACTACTTTGGTACATATAAACTGGTTCCGGGAAAAAAAGAGACAGATGTATTTGTTGATCGGGTGTATGATAAAGATGAAGCTACAAAAGTGATCTCCGCCTCAGTGGATGATTACATTGATATGTTTGGTGAATAAAACTCCTGCTATTCGATGAAGGTAGAGTTGCTGAAAGTCTGAGCCTAACTCTGCGGAGCTATATAAAATTCCTTATCTTTCCAAGCTATATAAATTTTGATATTTGATTCAGGTTTTTTTCATGCCAACGTGGACACTACATACAGAATTTAAGTTTGATGCAGCTCACTTTATTGATGGGTATGATGGAAAGTGTGGCCGCATGCATGGCCATACCTATAAGGTTCGTATTGCAGCAAAGTCGCATAAACTTAATCCGTCGAAATATTTACAATCGGCTGACATGGTTTGCGATTTTAAAGAGCTGAAATGGGCAGCTAATGACGGCAAAAAAGGGGGGTTGGATCATACTGTTTTGAATGAAGAAGTAACTGTTCCAACCACTGCAGAGCGAATTGCAGAGTATATCCATAAAGAAACCCAATCTAAAATTCCCGATGGCATTGAATTGACTGTAACTGTCTGGGAAACAGATACGAGTTGGGTAGAATACACTGATAAAGATGTATAGCACAAAAGATCAAAAACTTAAAAAGCGATCTGTATCTGCATTTGATGAGATTGAATATCCGCTGATGGAAGATTTTTACACCATCCAGGGGGAGGGTGCACATACGGGCAAACCTGCATACTTTATCCGATTGGCCGGGTGTGATGTTCAGTGTTGGTGGTGTGATGTAAAAGACAGTTGGGATGAAAGCAAGCATCCTAAAATTAAAACGAAAGAGATTGTTTCCCGGGCCGTAAAGAGTGGAGCTTCATTTGCCGTAATTACAGGCGGGGAGCCTTTGCTGCATAACCTGGAGCCATTAACGGTTCGACTGAAAGACCACGGGCTTAACGTGCATATCGAAACAAGTGGATCTTCACCGCTTTCTGGTCATCTGGATTGGATTACATTATCACCAAAGCGATTCAAAAAACCTTTGGATGAAGTGTTTCCATATGTAGATGAGTTAAAAATAGTAGTCCTAAAAAATAAAGACATTGAATGGGCTGAGCTCAACGCAAAAAAATGTCCGGATAATGCAAAACTTCTGCTTCAACCCGAGTGGGATACTCCGTCATCCATTGATCTTATTGTAGACTATGTGAAGAAAAATCCCGAGTGGGGAATAAGTCTGCAAACACACAAATATCTGAATGTTCCATAGTTTTTATTGGTTACTGACAAGACATTTGAAAGCAACGACGAAGTTTAAATCATGAGTTATAAAGAATCATCTGTCCTCATAACAGGGGCAAGCCAGGGAATTGGCAGAAGTATTGCCATTACATATTCAGCATCTACCCGACGGCCTATCCTGCTTTTAGCCCGAAACGAAGAAAATCTTAAACAAACAAAACTTTTATGTGAAGAAGCCGGAGCCAATCAAGTTGAAGTATTGGTTTGTGATGCTACCAATATGGAAGATGTTTTAAATCTTCAGATGCCAGAAAACTTTCCGCAGCCTGGAATTATCATTAATAATGCCGGTAGTTATCTGTACAAGACACTGGCAGATACTACAGATAAAGAGTTCCGCTACGAAGTGAAT
Proteins encoded in this region:
- a CDS encoding DoxX family protein, whose amino-acid sequence is MPAIFQFVVILNALFFLFYGFQSLNSQVMIDEFKRFGMTDKMRQLTGILQISGSAGLFAGFMFSYAGFLAAAGFTIMMIVAFIIRIKIKDSFIQSLPSLFFMLVNTWLTISFYNLL
- the prfA gene encoding peptide chain release factor 1, which encodes MMDLEGKLQQVKERYEEITQAMADPAIYDRPQEYAELTKEHTQLKELVEDFDTWKSITKQISGNEELIEMDDDAEITEMAREEIKELKQQLEDLEEAIKMKLIPKDPDDSKNCIIEIRAGTGGDEAALFAGDLFDMYRRYAETQKWKQNILSVAESEKGGFKEIVFELSGNEVYGKMKYESGVHRVQRVPETESQGRVHTSAATVAVLPEVNDDVEINIDMNDVRVDTFRASGAGGQHVNKTDSAIRLTHEPSGVVVECQQERSQHQNKEKALIMLKTKLYDMEMEKIRAERAADRKSQVSTGDRSAKIRTYNFPQGRLTDHRINLTLYNLDDILKGNIDDVIKALRVEENLEKLNAIMD
- a CDS encoding 7-carboxy-7-deazaguanine synthase QueE, whose protein sequence is MYSTKDQKLKKRSVSAFDEIEYPLMEDFYTIQGEGAHTGKPAYFIRLAGCDVQCWWCDVKDSWDESKHPKIKTKEIVSRAVKSGASFAVITGGEPLLHNLEPLTVRLKDHGLNVHIETSGSSPLSGHLDWITLSPKRFKKPLDEVFPYVDELKIVVLKNKDIEWAELNAKKCPDNAKLLLQPEWDTPSSIDLIVDYVKKNPEWGISLQTHKYLNVP
- a CDS encoding transposase, translated to MAKKVIEGCNRIVKGEGLPQRQSYVRVSKQLLRDSYFGHHPRRAKKAKKAQRKLRTIAGRLLRELERNLPEGRQQDYQEFMEVGWQAITQQRSDKDKIYSLHKPFTTCIAKGKAHKKYEFGNKVGIIVHPTRRIVLSVGAYEGNPNDSKTIAPLLETMDRLELEKPSEIIFDRGGRGTKQVEGVVVTTPDPPGRTVDENHKRRMRRRFRKRAGIEPIIGHLKSDHRMGQNYLHGADSPYKNALLAATGHCK
- a CDS encoding DoxX family protein, whose product is MEYIIIALKLIVGLSILNVWLVRSKKSTAWRGGDADNIVEEFKAYGLPVWFMWLVGSVKVVLALLLLVSIFYAQFEAIAAYGIAILMLGAVSMHVKIGDPFKKSLPAFTFLVLSLAIALL
- a CDS encoding DMT family transporter: MTNKYTVVIAAGFVLLWNSGFIGAEYGLPFTGPFTLVFWRYLALTLLLAGYLMVRKRLRWVGWKVAATNMFIGVLAHGVWLTCVLFALDNEVPAGIVALVVALQPLATGAFSGVVTGEGTNIYQWTGLILGFAGVLLTVAFRIDFESYQSVFGYLIPLGSVVGMTSASLVQRRMEINYATTKLPIDQTLFYQSLATTAVLALPAIYAEQLYTEWEPVFIYTMIWLIVAVSLGAYTLMWLLIERIEATQVASLFYLGPPVTMVMAWMAFGDTVRLMDIAGLVIVFAGVLLTQFNIQKTRSVKNNL
- a CDS encoding 5-(carboxyamino)imidazole ribonucleotide synthase, coding for MKNPLSSNFVLGFLGAGQLARMSSLQAFRYGMQVAVFSDRPENEPVQFMTPHSYSGSFDDVKSMIEFARTCDVMTLENEFIDSAVLSELQKISGTPIYPSPKSFSLIENKLIEKQTFEDAGIPVTPYAIVKSKDDLKAFGNKHGWPYLLKSSKGGYDGYGNETVENTDQALKAFENLGGNKGRDILAEAFVDFTHELAVQVARNETGHVVYPCCETVQENHICVAVKSPAPVKESVQKRAQELAVTATEAIDAKGIFAFEFFLTTSGDVLLNESAPRPHNSGHYTIEGCITSQFENHVRAVCGLPLGDPGLIKPAVAMINLLGTQKRDAQIDHTEKAVAESNGHLHFYGKLDSKVGRKMAHYTLLGDDLEKIYQSKDVTRQ
- a CDS encoding inorganic pyrophosphatase — protein: MNFPNPFFRWRPHPWHGLEIGDDAPHTVNAFIEVTSFDAIKYEVDKMTGYMRVDRPQRSSSMPPSLYGFIPRTYCGDRIGSLSKHTEKGDGDPLDICVLSERPIDRAEVILSARVVGGLHMIDHGEADDKIISVLDNDSYYTDIENVTDLPDVLIERLRHYFGTYKLVPGKKETDVFVDRVYDKDEATKVISASVDDYIDMFGE
- a CDS encoding NAD(P)/FAD-dependent oxidoreductase gives rise to the protein MKTPEIVIIGGGFSGLLIAYWLQKEGVRKSQILEARNRLGGRIYTLRSDHEPPIEMGATWLGKKHRNLLQLLDELDIDIYQQYMGDKAYYEPMSVSPPQLVELPPNDEPSYRIEGGTDRIIQKLANSLNPDQIHSGQTVKTIRKTGTKLEIKTESDFFKADYIISTLPPKLLVDSIDFSPSLPEKFTDIASQTHTWMADSIKIAMTFDKPFWRNPESSGTIFSNVGPVNEMYDHSDSTYFALKGFMNNAYHAVARDQRKQLVMEQLRRFYGDKVDSYRSYRELVWQKESFSYSKYEQHIIPHQNNGHIRFQEPLFDNRLLIAGSETATEFPGYMDGVVESSRRTIRQLKQILS
- a CDS encoding DUF1080 domain-containing protein, whose protein sequence is MKILTHFFLLLTLLLTTAHAQSNGDWITLFDGETLNNWAAAENPETFSIEDGMIVVDGPRAHLFYNGPVENHNFDDFVFKADIMTMENANSGIFFHTQYQEEGWPAHGYEAQINNSYDPDPRRTASLYSVDDNTEITFPDNEWFTMTIRVEGQHITISVNDQVITDYTEPEDVDRGTNVLSSGTFALQGHDPDSKVYFKNIRVRPL
- a CDS encoding 6-carboxytetrahydropterin synthase, which encodes MPTWTLHTEFKFDAAHFIDGYDGKCGRMHGHTYKVRIAAKSHKLNPSKYLQSADMVCDFKELKWAANDGKKGGLDHTVLNEEVTVPTTAERIAEYIHKETQSKIPDGIELTVTVWETDTSWVEYTDKDV